Proteins from one Malania oleifera isolate guangnan ecotype guangnan chromosome 4, ASM2987363v1, whole genome shotgun sequence genomic window:
- the LOC131153977 gene encoding uncharacterized protein LOC131153977 has translation MDILNSIIHSLIYHECSRDVWLDLDDHFSLSNNPRIFKLKHDIGTLTQGSMTISVYFTILKGHWDELSLLASTPQCTCGVLKELTRMQDTECVFQLLMGLYDLYASIHGQILAMDPLPSVTKVYSILHQEEKQHLLHISSVPTEFVAMVVHRNFSHPSDSKG, from the coding sequence ATGGATATCCTCAATTCCATTATTCATAGTTTGATCTATCATGAATGCTCCCGTGATGTATGGCTAGATCTTGATGATCATTTCTCTCTAAGCAACAATCCTAGAATTTTCAAGTTGAAGCATGACATTGGTACTCTCACCCAAGGCTCCATGACCATCTCTGTATATTTTACAATACTTAAAGGTCATTGGGATGAACTCTCCTTGCTTGCCTCCACACCACAGTGCACTTGTGGTGTCTTAAAAGAATTAACCCGAATGCAAGACACTGAGTGtgtttttcagcttttgatgggGCTATATGACTTATATGCTTCAATTCATGGCCAAATTTTGGCCATGGATCCTTTACCTTCTGTTACCAAGGTCTATTCAATTTTGCATCAAGAAGAGAAGCAGCACCTTCTTCATATCTCTAGTGTTCCAACAGAATTTGTTGCCATGGTGGTTCATCGTAATTTTTCTCATCCTTCTGATAGCAAGGGATGA
- the LOC131153226 gene encoding calmodulin-binding protein 60 B-like isoform X1, which translates to MSGISVNEILSKLEPLIRNAVREEVEHAIEPYLQSSRRSSTPQIESFGYRGWQLHFLNKLPTTLFTGNRVEAEDGAPLKVVIVDASSKNIITSGPLSSIKIEILALNGDFEREEWTEQKFNTSIVQEREGKRPLVTGDRTITLRDGIGYLSDITFTDNSSWIRSRKFRLGARSMQSEFKVREAISEAFIVKDHRGELYKKHHPPSLVDEVWRLEKIAKDGASHKRLASYNINTVKDFLQLYYTNESSLRHMLGGATATKIWDTIIGHAKACPINDGKFYVHNKGSQGVGLIFNSVYKVVGAIFNGTWRSLDKLNSVEKDTVNTLKQHAYKNLNDLVLIDDPSVFSPSRPLRSLQANPFLSSLTLGPRLPDFPDATLGQPEALLDFNPSLSYQVEDRNQVLAPTLGNSIVMEDYFSGPYNGGNIWAASGLPGQVTPTNKLAVNDISQVQASIWSPLPATWGPGNTPFLASSNGA; encoded by the exons ATGTCAGGAATTTCAGTGAATGAAATTCTGTCCAAGTTGGAACCGTTGATCCGAAATGCG GTGAGGGAGGAGGTGGAACATGCAATTGAACCCTATCTTCAGTCATCTCGAAG ATCATCAACCCCTCAGATTGAGTCATTTGGCTATAGAGGCTGGCAGCTGCATTTCCTTAATAAACTGCCCACTACCCTTTTCACGGGCAACAGGGTGGAAGCCGAGGATGGTGCACCCCTTAAAGTAGTTATAGTTGATGCCAGCTCCAAGAATATTATAACTTCTGGTCCACTATCCTCGATAAAGATTGAAATTCTAGCACTTAATGGCGATTTTGAACGAGAAGAGTGGACTGAACAGAAATTCAACACAAGTATTGTACAGGAAAGAGAGGGTAAAAGGCCATTAGTGACTGGGGATCGGACCATTACACTGAGAGATGGAATTGGTTATCTCAGTGACATTACTTTCACTGATAATTCAAGCTGGATAAGAAGTCGAAAATTCAGGCTGGGAGCTAGaagcatgcaaagtgaatttaaaGTTAGAGAGGCAATAAGTGAAGCTTTTATTGTGAAGGATCATCGCGGGGAGT TGTATAAAAAGCATCACCCTCCATCCTTGGTTGATGAAGTCTGGCGTTTGGAAAAAATAGCAAAAGATGGTGCATCCCACAAGCGGTTGGCTTCCTACAATATCAACACTGTAAAAGACTTTCTGCAGTTGTATTATACCAATGAATCCTCACTGCGCCAT ATGCTTGGTGGGGCTACTGCAACCAAGATATGGGACACAATTATAGGACATGCAAAAGCTTGTCCCATAAATGATGGCAAGTTTTATGTGCATAATAAAGGTTCCCAAGGGGTTGGGCTTATCTTCAATTCTGTCTACAAAGTTGTGGGGGCAATCTTCAATGGAACCTGGCGGTCATTGGACAAACTTAATTCTGTTGAGAAG GATACAGTGAACACTTTGAAGCAGCATGCTTATAAAAATTTGAATGACTTAGTCCTGATTGACGACCCATCTGTTTTTAGCCCTTCAAGACCCTTGCGGAGTCTGCAAGCTAATCCATTTCTTAGCAGTCTAACTCTTGGCCCACGCTTACCTGATTTCCCAGATGCAACCCTAG GTCAACCCGAAGCCCTGCTGGATTTCAACCCTTCATTGTCATACCAAGTCGAAGATCGCAATCAAGTGCTTGCTCCGACCCTAGGAAACAGCATTGTGATGGAGGATTATTTCTCTGGACCCTATAATGGCGGAAACATTTGGGCTGCAAGCGGACTTCCTGGACAAGTTACACCAACCAATAAATTAGCTGTAAATGATATTTCTCAAGTTCAAGCATCAATATGGTCTCCCCTTCCTGCAACATGGGGTCCGGGAAATACTCCATTCCTGGCATCAAGCAACGGAGCATAA
- the LOC131153226 gene encoding calmodulin-binding protein 60 B-like isoform X2, whose amino-acid sequence MRSSTPQIESFGYRGWQLHFLNKLPTTLFTGNRVEAEDGAPLKVVIVDASSKNIITSGPLSSIKIEILALNGDFEREEWTEQKFNTSIVQEREGKRPLVTGDRTITLRDGIGYLSDITFTDNSSWIRSRKFRLGARSMQSEFKVREAISEAFIVKDHRGELYKKHHPPSLVDEVWRLEKIAKDGASHKRLASYNINTVKDFLQLYYTNESSLRHMLGGATATKIWDTIIGHAKACPINDGKFYVHNKGSQGVGLIFNSVYKVVGAIFNGTWRSLDKLNSVEKDTVNTLKQHAYKNLNDLVLIDDPSVFSPSRPLRSLQANPFLSSLTLGPRLPDFPDATLGQPEALLDFNPSLSYQVEDRNQVLAPTLGNSIVMEDYFSGPYNGGNIWAASGLPGQVTPTNKLAVNDISQVQASIWSPLPATWGPGNTPFLASSNGA is encoded by the exons ATGCG ATCATCAACCCCTCAGATTGAGTCATTTGGCTATAGAGGCTGGCAGCTGCATTTCCTTAATAAACTGCCCACTACCCTTTTCACGGGCAACAGGGTGGAAGCCGAGGATGGTGCACCCCTTAAAGTAGTTATAGTTGATGCCAGCTCCAAGAATATTATAACTTCTGGTCCACTATCCTCGATAAAGATTGAAATTCTAGCACTTAATGGCGATTTTGAACGAGAAGAGTGGACTGAACAGAAATTCAACACAAGTATTGTACAGGAAAGAGAGGGTAAAAGGCCATTAGTGACTGGGGATCGGACCATTACACTGAGAGATGGAATTGGTTATCTCAGTGACATTACTTTCACTGATAATTCAAGCTGGATAAGAAGTCGAAAATTCAGGCTGGGAGCTAGaagcatgcaaagtgaatttaaaGTTAGAGAGGCAATAAGTGAAGCTTTTATTGTGAAGGATCATCGCGGGGAGT TGTATAAAAAGCATCACCCTCCATCCTTGGTTGATGAAGTCTGGCGTTTGGAAAAAATAGCAAAAGATGGTGCATCCCACAAGCGGTTGGCTTCCTACAATATCAACACTGTAAAAGACTTTCTGCAGTTGTATTATACCAATGAATCCTCACTGCGCCAT ATGCTTGGTGGGGCTACTGCAACCAAGATATGGGACACAATTATAGGACATGCAAAAGCTTGTCCCATAAATGATGGCAAGTTTTATGTGCATAATAAAGGTTCCCAAGGGGTTGGGCTTATCTTCAATTCTGTCTACAAAGTTGTGGGGGCAATCTTCAATGGAACCTGGCGGTCATTGGACAAACTTAATTCTGTTGAGAAG GATACAGTGAACACTTTGAAGCAGCATGCTTATAAAAATTTGAATGACTTAGTCCTGATTGACGACCCATCTGTTTTTAGCCCTTCAAGACCCTTGCGGAGTCTGCAAGCTAATCCATTTCTTAGCAGTCTAACTCTTGGCCCACGCTTACCTGATTTCCCAGATGCAACCCTAG GTCAACCCGAAGCCCTGCTGGATTTCAACCCTTCATTGTCATACCAAGTCGAAGATCGCAATCAAGTGCTTGCTCCGACCCTAGGAAACAGCATTGTGATGGAGGATTATTTCTCTGGACCCTATAATGGCGGAAACATTTGGGCTGCAAGCGGACTTCCTGGACAAGTTACACCAACCAATAAATTAGCTGTAAATGATATTTCTCAAGTTCAAGCATCAATATGGTCTCCCCTTCCTGCAACATGGGGTCCGGGAAATACTCCATTCCTGGCATCAAGCAACGGAGCATAA
- the LOC131153227 gene encoding uncharacterized protein LOC131153227: protein MATQNVTTPSNPPTLLATIDMGTNSFKMVIVRAHPTGKFLVVDRLKEPVVLGRDMPTFTGAPAAPAAISSSSQSRALQALSEFQQILNAHKVDHTRLVATSAVRDAGNRAEFLRRIRDELGFEVDILSGEEEGRLVYLGVLQFLPVFHKSVLIVDIGGGSTEFVIGKEGKVVYVKSLKLGHVCLTEGFLKKDGILEFESRRGLGNHEISELGRVYLSESEPGSLSKGVLENDGISKSGDAEIDGISRMRRHIRMVIQESGLIEKVKEVGFEMAIGSSGTVRAIEKASFSGYARGMADDFLLFGEFKRDWKFTRGELESLVQRLCNGGGEEKVRREGFFKRRSEFIVAGAVLLEEIFEMLDIEEMEVSGYALGEGIIAESLALVCDNYDLNANARWHSVVSLATRFNGKKRMKVAASCAGIAKEIFEGLRTHYVVVENKDKLTVSIDDQDLEYLEAACLLHNIGLFAGRKGYHKQSYHLIMNGDHLYGYSADEVKLIALLVRHHRKKFPKFDHSSLKGFPKEVKQKFRILCAIIRISVILQQYECANLEEMGFSISPDGLNLVFNKVKDRPVMPGLVQALADDFEAERRQELEHFKMVSQQELLVVVPSSPPE, encoded by the exons ATGGCGACCCAAAACGTCACCACCCCTTCGAACCCACCGACCCTTTTGGCTACCATCGACATGGGCACCAACTCCTTCAAGATGGTCATCGTCCGCGCCCACCCGACCGGTAAATTCCTCGTCGTCGACCGCCTTAAAGAACCCGTCGTCCTTGGCCGCGACATGCCCACCTTCACCGGCGCCCCCGCCGCCCCCGCCGCCATCTCCAGCTCCTCTCAATCCCGAGCTCTCCAAGCTCTCAGCGAATTCCAGCAAATCTTAAACGCCCACAAAGTCGACCATACCCGCCTCGTCGCCACCTCCGCCGTCCGAGACGCCGGGAACAGAGCTGAGTTTTTGCGCAGAATCAGAGACGAACTTGGGTTTGAAGTTGATATTCTGTCtggggaagaagaaggaaggcTCGTGTATCTTGGGGTTCTCCAATTCCTCCCTGTTTTCCACAAATCGGTCTTAATCGTCGATATCGGAGGTGGGTCTACTGAATTTGTGATCGGGAAGGAAGGAAAAGTTGTCTATGTCAAGTCCCTGAAGTTGGGGCATGTTTGTTTAACCGAAGGGTTTTTGAAAAAAGATGGAATTTTAGAGTTTGAAAGCAGAAGGGGTTTAGGGAATCATGAAATTTCAGAGCTTGGGCGTGTATATTTAAGTGAATCTGAACCTGGGTCTTTGAGCAAAGGGGTTTTAGAGAATGATGGGATTTCAAAATCAGGGGATGCAGAGATTGATGGGATTTCAAGAATGCGCCGGCATATTAGGATGGTGATTCAAGAGTCTGGGTTGATTGAGAAGGTTAAGGAGGTAGGATTTGAAATGGCTATTGGATCATCTGGGACAGTTAGAGCGATCGAGAAGGCGAGTTTTTCAGGTTATGCACGGGGGATGGCAGATGATTTTCTGCTGTTTGGGGAGTTTAAGAGGGATTGGAAATTCACAAGAGGAGAATTGGAGAGTCTTGTTCAGAGGTTGTGCAATGGGGGAGGGGAAGAGAAGGTAAGGAGAGAGGGGTTTTTCAAGAGGCGGTCCGAGTTTATTGTTGCAGGTGCAGTTTTGTTggaagagatatttgaaatgcttGACATTGAGGAAATGGAGGTTTCTGGGTATGCATTGGGAGAAGGGATTATTGCTGAGAGTCTAGCTTTGGTCTGTGATAACTATGACTTGAATGCAAATGCAAGGTGGCATTCGGTTGTGAGCCTTGCGACAAGATTCAATGGCAAGAAGAGGATGAAGGTTGCTGCATCCTGTGCTGGGATTGCAAAG GAAATTTTTGAAGGCTTAAGAACACATTATGTGGTCGTGGAAAATAAAGACAAACTTACAGTTTCCATAGATGATCAGGATCTTGAATATCTTGAAGCTGCATGCTTGCTTCACAACATTGGTCTATTTGCTGGTCGAAAGGGCTATCATAAGCAGTCTTACCATCTTATCATG AATGGTGATCATCTTTATGGTTACAGTGCCGACGAGGTCAAA TTAATTGCACTACTTGTAAGACATCACAGGAAGAAATTCCCAAAATTTGATCATTCGTCTCTCAAAGGTTTCCCTAAAGAG GTGAAGCAGAAATTCAGAATCCTTTGTGCAATTATACGCATATCTGTCATACTGCAGCAGTATGAGTGTGCGAATCTTGAAGAAATGGGATTCTCGATTTCTCCTGATGGCTTAAACCTA GTATTCAAT